The DNA window CATTGATTAGACAGACTGAGCAGATTAAATGATATGCAATAATCTGTGTTATTTATGCAATCTTCGAAAAAACAGGAGTCGTTTCATTCCATATTTAATTAGTTTTTAATACAAAATTCCGGTTCGGGAAGCTTCGCTTCCCGAACCGGAATTAAACAATTTCATTTAGTCTTTCTATTATTATGCCTCGCAGGTATTATCTTTTCTGCAGCATTTTGATGCAAATTCTTTTTTGAATTTCCCTTTAAGCTCTTGATAATCTTCATCGTTCATTTCTCTGATCTTATCCGCCAATCCGAAAGGGGATTTTTCTTTAATTCCATATTCATCAAAAATACCTTTGATAAATCTTTTTCTTTGTGCGGCTTTTTTAGCGATTAGGGCTACACCTACAACGGCTAGTGCTCCAAGAGCTCCTTTTAATACTGAATTTTTCATTTTTTCAAAATTTTAAATTTTACTACTTCCTATTTTTTATATAGACGAATGAATTTTAATTTTACTTTACTACTTCTTTAAAAAATTTCAAATTATTCGTTGTTTCTGTTGAAGAATCCGCCTGAACATCTGTTTCTCCAGACTTCCTTGAATTTTTCTCTTTCCTCAGGTGACCAGGATTCCATTTTTTCTCTCATCTTTCTTTCCTTGAAATCTCTCATCCCTTTTCCAAAATGAAAGCCTCCGAAAAGAATCTTACTTAAAACCAGAATTCCCATGGCCTGCCAGAACGTGATAGCCTTTACTCCTAAAATATCAGGAAGAAGACAATTCCAAAGCGACATTACAATCCAGGTAACGGCAGCTAAGATCAACGGTGGACATAACAATAAAAAAATCCAGCCTTTTTTGTGTTTATAATTCATAATTTCTTTTTCTAACTTTTTAAATCTTCGTATAACTTTCTCAATCTGTTTCTTAAATGCTTCACAGCATAATTTTTCCTGCTGATGATGGTTTTGATGTTTTCTCCCTGTTCATTGGCAATCTCCTGGAGGGTTTTGTCGTTCAGTTCGTTTTCTACGTAGACCAGCCTTTGCTTTTCCGGAAGTTCATCAAGGGCTTCAAACAGCTTTTTCCAGATTTCATCCTGAAACATTTTTACCTCAGGGCCTGCGCTATCATCCATCAACAAGATATCTTTGATAGAAAAACTTCCGTCTTCATCTTCATAGACAAAGTCTTCAAGATTTTCTGTTTTCTTTTTACGGTAACGGTCAGTGATCTTATTTGCCGTCACCCTATACAGCCAGCCCCCTACATTCACAATCTCAGAAAGATTGGTAAGACTGCTGAACTGATACCACACCTCCTGCAGAATATCTTCCGCATCCTCAGTGTTTTTCACTTTGGGACGAATATACGACATCAGCTTCCCTCCGTAGTTGGAAACGGTTTGTGAGATGATGCTTTCTTTCTCCTTTTGTGGCATTGTTATTTTTTCGACAACCTCCATATTGCTATGACGACTATCCTTTTGGTTTTACTTTAATAAATTTAGAATATTTTTCCGAAACTTCAATTTTTCTATTATTCATCAGCTATTCAATTGCCAAAAAATATACTACATCCTCCCACATTACTCATTACTCATTACTCATGTTTCCCAGAGCTGTTTCCTGCTATCCGCTCATACTCCTCGCGCCAGCGCGCGCTCACGCTCAAACCCATCCACCCTCCGACGCATACTACGGGGTAACCGCTGCTATCAGGGCTAGAAACGGCAATTTACCCTTTTTCACAGTCATTGCGAGCAAAAGCGAAGCAATCTCAGCATCAGAATGAATATCTTTAAAAACATAACCTTTTAATCAATTGTTTCAGTTAGAGATTCCTCGCTCCACTTCGTTCCGCTCGGAATGACAAAAGGAAGCGCACACTTTTCAATATATTTATAGAAGAATAAAACTTAGTAGCATCAATTATAATAACAGTTGATTGTAAATTGAGTATCTGCGTAATCTATGAAATCTGCGAGAAAAGAAATTATTAAAGTAGAAATTCCTCGCTCCACTTCGTTACGCTCGGAATGACAAAAGGAGGTGTATGTTTTTCACTATATCCATAGAAGAATAGACTTAGTGTCATCAATTATAATAACAGTCGATTATAAATTGAGTATCTGCGTAATCTGTGAAATCTGCGGGAAAAGAAATTATTTAAAGTAGAGATTCCTCGCTCTACTCCGTTCCGCTCGGAATGACAAAAGGAGGTGTATGCTTTTCACTATACCTATGGAAGAGTAAAACTTAAATCATCAATTATAATAACAGTCGATTATAAATTATGGATCTGCGTAATCTGCGGGAAAAGAAATTATTAAAGTAGAGATTCCTCGCTCCAATTCGTTCCGCTCGGAATGACAAAAGGAAGCGCACACTTTTCAATATATTTATAGAAGAATAAAATTTAGTATCATCAATTATAATAACAGTTGATTATAAATTGAGTATCTGTGTAATCTGTGAAATTTGCGGGAAAAGAATTTATTTAAAGTGGAGATTCCTCGCTCTACTCCGTTCCGCTCCGAATGACAAAAGGAAGTGTATGTTTTTCACTGTATCCATAGAAGAATAAAACTTAGTATCATCAATTATAATAATAGTCGATTATAAATTGAGTATCTGCGTAAGCTATGAGATCTGCGGGAAAAGAAAATATTAAAGTAGAGATTCCTCGCTCCACTTCGTTCCGCTCGGAATGACAGAAAGAGGTTGAGAGTTTCACCTATCTGTGGAAGAACAAATTTTATCGGAGATAAAATCTTGGCGCCTTAAGAACATACAGCTTGTCAATAACCTTGCGCCGTTGCGTTTTTCCAACCTCTCATTTTTATTGATATATTCGTGTCATTGTGTTTAAAATAACAAAAAAAGAAACGGAAGACATCTAATGCCTCCCGCTTCTATTATTATAAAAATTATCGGTTACTTATTAAAATTTTCCGCAAAGAATCCAAGCATTGCCTTATACAATTCAATTCTGTTGGGTTCTTTTCCGAATCCGTGTCCTTCATCATATTTTACCATATAAGGAACTTCAAATCCCTTGGCACGCATCGCCTTCACGATCTGATCAGACTCATTGATGTTTACCCTTGGGTCATTGGCACCCTGTACCACAAACAATGGCTTTTTGATTTTATCAATCTGAAATACCGGTGATACTTCTTTGGCTATTTTAGCTTCTTCAGGATTATCAAGGTCATACCAGATCTGTTTTACCATTTCTTTGTAAGGTTTCCAATATTCCGGGAACGAACTGAAAAATGTAAAAATGTTGGATACTCCTACATAATCAACTCCACAAGCGTATAAATCCGGGGTTTTAATTAATCCCATTAATGTTGCATATCCACCATGACTACCCCCATAGATAGCTACTTTATCTTTGTCAATCCATCCCTGGCTGATGGCATATTTTACTCCGTCTTCTACATCATCCATTGCTTTTCTTCCGATTTGCTTATATCCGGATTTCTGGAATTCTTTTCCATAGCCACCCGAAATTCTGAAATTCACCTGAAGAGTAGCATAGCCTCTGCTTGCAAACAATTGTGTTTCGGGATTGAAACCCCAATGATCTCTGATTCCTTGTGGTCCACCGTGAGGATTTACAATTAATGGTACTTTTTTACCCTCCAAAGCGGCTTTAGGTAAAGTAATATATCCACGGATGGTCAATCCGTCTCTGCTTTTAAACTCAATGGGTCTCATCTCTGCCATATCACTTTCTTTAAGTTGTGGCATCAGATTGTACAGCAGTTTCAGCTCCTTTGTTTTGGTATCGTATTCGTAATATGTTCCATATAATTTATCACTGGCAACAACAACCAAAAGTTTATCATTATTGTCATCGGAAGAAACGATGCCAAATTCCTGATCTTTAAACTGAGATTTTAATTTGTTATCAATTTCCTTGTAAAATTTACTTACCGGAACCGTTTCTCCTTTTGTACCTTCATAACTGATGTAATCAAGTTCATAATTCCTGTTTTTACCGGCAACACTTATAGAGCTTACATCATATACCGGGTTGGAATAAACTTCTTTAATGACCGCATTTTTCTTCAGATCATATAAAACAATTCTGGTTTTGTCGCTATCCAAATCGGTGATAACATACGCTTCATCCTTGTTTTTAGAATTGTCATTGAATCTGATAATACCAAAAGTATTCGACCAATCTGTCGATTGAATAAGATTAAATTTACCCGTTTGCAGGTCTTTATAATATGTTTTGTTGGTCAATCCGTTTTCCAGAATAGTATACCCTCTCAGGTTTCCGTCTTTATCAAAGATATAATTGTCAATTGGGCTATTGACATCTTTATTCTCATACAGTTGCGTCGTCTCACCGGTTACAAAATTGATTTTATACGGCTCAAAGATCTGCTTATTGTTTTTGTTCATTGTTACGACAACAAAATCAGTATCTTTTATAGGTATGATGGCTCCCAGAGTAATTCCGTCAAACGGCGTCAGATCCTTAAGGTTATTTCCGTCAACATCAGCAGCATAAAGATGAATGTTTTCATTCCCTCCTTTGTCCTGGGTATAGAATAAACGATTTTTGTTCAACCATCCATAACTTTTGATCAGATCATCCTTTTCAACAATGGCTTTCGTTATCTTTCCGGTACTAAGCTCTTTAACGTAGACATGATTTTTACTGTCCTTATCTTTTTCTTTATAGGAAAGGTATTTACCATCAGGAGATATTTTAAATGCTGAAGCTTTTGGTCTGGCAAAATAATCTTCAACTTTATATTTGAAATTTCCTTTGTCGTAAGAAACCAGTTTCTCAAGACTGGCTTTGGAAGAAGGTAAGGTAGGGTCTCCAGGCAGTTTAGCTGTAGAATTTTGTGCGTTAATCATAATCGAAGAAAGTACGATATAAGCCGTACCGAAAATTTTGGAATTAAGATTCATAACTTATGTTTTAGGGTTAAAACTAGTCAGTATTTAAACTTTTACATTCATAAAAGAATAAGCACCTCTTATACAATAAGACAGCTAAAACCTTAAAATGTTACATTATTTTTTATTTTTATTTCGAAAAAGTATGAATTTTTTTAAATAAACAAGTCTATAAGCAGTACTTTAATGTAAATAGATTCCGAAGTACCAGGTCCACGCTATTAGAATAATTTGCATGGGAATTCTTTGAACATACAGATATCTCATTCCGGGGCCGGTATGATCAGCCTTGAAGATATTAATATTTTTCCTGGAAGAATTGATGTTGGCTATAAATACCAACAGGTAAAAAATAATAAGTAAGATGGCCGTCATTTCCCTGATAGAAGGGATCATCAAGCCTATTCCTGCAGCAATTTCCAAAACTCCGGTAGCATAAACCCAGAACATTTTACCCGGCATAAAATCAGGAATCATCATAGCCATTCCTTTCTGGAATTTAAAATGTGAAAAACCGGTGAATATAATAAAAACAGCCATTCCCAGATTTCCTGAAAATAAAAAATCCGGCTTTCCGTGAAACACTGTTGTTCCCAGCAAAGCCAGAATAAATGTACCAAATAGGACTACTAATAATTTCATATTTTTTCCTTAAAGATATTCCACTTGAGATGAGTGCCGGCTTATCAGACTGCGCCAAAGCTCACTCCTTCCGCCAGGCTTTTAACGACCATTAATCCTTTTGTAAAGCCTGTATCCATATGATCCTGCCATTCTTTTTCAACCTGAACTTCAGTATGGAGTTTGGTTTTTCCGCCAAAATCAATTAAAAAATACTTTTCAAAAGAACCATTCCACTCCATAACTTCTTTGCTTTGAGTGTCCTCATTTCCGTCTTTATCTACCATTCCCAGATGTTTAAAAACAATCTGGTTAGGTTCATCGAGGCTATCAATTGTTGAAACCATTCCTTCTCCTTTGGCATTCAGAAAATAAGTTTTCCCGCCAACTTTCCAGTCAGATTTCATGATTGATCCCGTACCAAAATACTGGGTCCATTTACTATACGTTTCAGGATTCCACAATATGTCCCAGACTTTCTGCATGGGAGCATCGATTACTGTTTCATACGATAGGGTTTCCATATTTTTTATTTTTGTGATTAATTGGTATTTTGTGTATTTTTTGTTCGGTTTTAAAGCTGATTTTCTGAAAGATGCTTGACAATAAGTAATGCTTTAGGAAACTTTTCTTCAAAGAAATCTTTAAATTCCGCCGGAGTCTGAATTTTTGTTTTCAACAGCGTACCTTCATCATTTTCCTCAAGAAAATAAGATTCTGTGGCATCTCCCCAATCTTTAGCAACTTCAATACCTTCATAAATTTCTCCGAGATGCAGAAATTTTATTTCCTCATTGGGAATCACTTTTTCAACCCTGCTGTACATTCCATTATGCTTAGGATCCAAAAACTTAATGATATTATTCTCTTCTAATGTTCCTTCATAAAAAGAACCTTCCATAAAAGCTGTTGTCCATTGTTTATAAGTGATCTCTCCCCAAAGAACGCTCCATACTTTTTCCGGTTCTGCATTGATTTCAATTTCGTATGACAAATATTCCATATTATTTATTTTAGTGTGATTAACAAGATTTAAAATCTCTCAGGTGAGATATTGTATAATTGATTACTTATATTTTTAATTACCTTCCAACGAAGTCGCCACCACTGATATGAATCACTTTTCCTTTACTATACCTGAAACTTTGGAAGCCAGAAAATATAGGATGAGACAACTTCTGAAGGTAGCCCTGTGTTTTCATAAGCAAATCCTTTCTCTACATCACATCAAACAATAAGCCGAAATAACTTTAAGAATTATAAGCGTCTTCTAAATCCTGTATAATAATTTTCTGCATCTTCATCATTGCCTGCACCACTTTATAGGCTTTTTCCTGATTCGAATCATTCATTAACTGAATCAATCTTTTGGGAACAATTTGCCAGCTTAATCCATATTTATCTTTTAACCAACCACACATGCTTTCTCTTCCTCCGTCGTTGGTGAGGGTATTCCAATAGTGATCTGTTTGCTGCTGATCATCAGTCATTACTACCAAAGAAATACCTTCATTAAAATCAAACTGATGATCGTAGGAATTATCCATACAATACAAGCTATAATTGTTTATGCTAAACTGAGCATGCTGTACATTTTCCGCCGGTTCCTGTGCTCCATGTCCTTCACTTCCTTCACCGTAAGTTAAAATATTCCCAATCTTTGAGTTGGGAAAAGTTCTGGTATAAAGTTCCATAGCTTCTCTGGCTTTACCATCATTTTCATGGATAAACATTAATGTAGGAACTATTTTTTGATCACCTGATTTTTCGCCCAGAAATAGCTGCCAGGAAACTCCATACTGATCTTGTACCCAACCGTATTTTTTACTCCATGAATAAGAGCCCAGTTCCATCAAAGCCATTCCACCTTCCAACAATTGATCCCAATATTTCTGGAGTTCATCTTCTGTATCACAGATTACCATGAAAGAAATGGAAGCATTTTTCTTGAACTGAGCGCCACCGTTTAACAGCATTATTCTTTGCCCGAATAGGTCAATATTCATAACAACAGGGGTATCCGCAGTAATTTCACCTCCAAAAACCTTACAATAAAATTCTGCGGATTGTTTTGCATCTCCGTCATACCAGAGACATGGGAAAATATCGTTATTCATAACTTTAAGTTTTAATTTGATTTAATGATTTTTTGATGTTGATTTTTATGGACTGGATTTTCACATTGTGCTTCGATTCATTCTTAGCGACAAGTATTTTTACTGCGTTGATTCTTTTCAGCCATAATTTCTACTGAAATTACGTCGATTGTTAAAAAACATATCCCAAAAGAAATCTCATGCCTTCGCCCATAAATTGATTACCTCGCTTTATTTGCAATGACACGTACAATTTCCCTTTTTTTATTTATGCTTCTTTAAAAAATACCTGATTCTCTTTCATATGATTCTTCAGTTTCACCATCGTATTTTTCCCAAAACCATGCAACTGCATAATTTCTTTTTCAGAATAATCCGACAGCTTTTCCAAAGAATCTATTTTTTCTTTTCCCAGAGATTTCCTTGCCGGTATGGCAATTATATCCTGAAGAAATTCATCTTTAGAATCATAATTAAGCGCATAAATGGAGTTTAAACTCTTTGACATGATAATCAGATTAATCATGGCTGCAAAAAATGTTTTTAGTGGTTCTCAACGTATTTGTGAAAATTATTGAGAATGGCATACCACCCTTCTCGCTGCATCTCCACAGAATTTTGTTTTTCGGGATCAAAAATTTCAATAACTTTCGTTGTATTCTCGTCGATTTTTTCGAAAATCACTTCCACTTTTCTTCCGTCTGCAATATGATATTTTATTTTTTCCTGAGGAATAATTTCGTCGTACGTTCCTTCAAAATCAAATCCGAAGCTTTTATCTTTTGCTTCCATTCTGTTTTTGAATTTCCCGCCTACCCGAAGGTCATTTTCAGAACTAGGGCACTGCCAGCTTTCATGGGCAAAATTCCATTTCATAATATGTTTAGGCTCGTTAAAGTAATTCCAAACCTTTTCTGCCGGTGCTAAAATTGTAATGTCGATTGTAATTGGATCCATAGTTCTTTTTTTGTGATTGAATAAAAGAGCTACCCACAAAATGGGCACTCTTTTTTATAACGGTTAAATATAAGATTATTTTGTGTATTCGTCATTATAATTCACCATCCAATGAACGCCGTACTTATCCTGGAAGCTTCCGAAATAATCGCCCCAAAACTGGTCTTCAAGCGGCATTTCTACATTTCCTCCATCTGAAAGTCCTTTGAAAAGTCTTTCTGCCTCGTCTCTTGAATCAGGGAAAATAGATACATAATTGTTATTTCCCACGGTCAGAGTTTGTCCAAATCCCGGAACGATATCTGACGCCATCAGAAGATCTCCTCCGATTGGTAGTGCAATATGCATGACTCTGTTTTTTTCTTCTTCTGAAAGATTTTCTGTACCCGGAGCATTTCCCATTTTATGAATTTCGCCCACAAATTCTCCCCCGAATACGGTCTTGTAAAAATTGAATGCTTCTTCAGCTGTTCCATCGAAATTTAAGTACGGATTTAATTTAGCCATGATTTTTAATTTTAAAATGTTATTATTTTTATTGATTCACAAATAGTTTCAATGTTTAAACGACTATTTGTCTTTTAATTTTTATGTAAAAATTTTTCTACTTCCTGAGTGGTAAAATCAATTTTATTTTTATCGACAAACCCCTCGAAATCTGCCATCATATACGCTCCGTGAACGCCAGGAAGAATCATAAGCTGAGAGCCTTCCACCAAACGCCACATGGCAACTGTATGTTCAGGTTTCATAACGTCCTTATCTCCACTGATAAATAATGTGGGACATTGTATTGAAGTTAAAACCTTATCATCCCAGTCTTCAAAAGTCTGCATTCTCTTGCTGTCTTTATCAAAAAGGTTCTCCAGTTTCGAAAAATCCGGATTGAGATTTAAAAAATTTATTTTCAGCGGTTCAGGCATAGAATCTAACCTCGCTTCCTGCATCGATTCAAAGAAACCATCCATCATTCCGTTTTTTTTATAAAATGCTGAAGCCACTACCAGATTTTCTACTACTTCGGGATAACGATACGCTATCTGCATTACGGTGTTCCCTCCATTACTGAATCCCCAGAACGAAGCGTAGTCAATATTCAGTTCAGCCAAAAGAGCTACTACATCATGAGCATCCTGTTCAAAAGTTTCAGGGATGTCACGATGTTCGCTTCTTCCATGATTTTGCAGGTCTACTCCAATAAGCTGAAATTGATGCTGCAACCTTTCAATAACTTCTTTGAAATCGAATAAAATAGAAGAACCTCCACCGTGAATTAATACCAGTGGTTTTCCGGAACCATAGATTTCATAATACATCTCGATTCCGTTCACATGTTTATAGCCTTTTTCAACCGGATTCATCGATTAATATTTAATGTTTTCATCCATATCATACTTCATTCCCGGATAGCCTAAAATCTTACGCATCAAACCTATCTGTCCGCAGAGATAATCTTCCCGTCCGATGCACATTCCCGTGAAATTAAGTTTGGTTTCTTTAACAAAAGGAACGTTCATTCCTATTTCAAATATCTCATCCAACTCTTCATCTGAAGCTTCCAGAAGTTTCTGATAGATCTTTGGTGAAATTTCATGGAAATTTTTTTTCAGTTCCGCTATACCCGGATATTTAAAACTTTCATCTAATGCTTTTCCCTGAAAAAACAGATCATTATAAGGATCCTGTTCCTGCAGCCCAAGTACCCAGGCCAGGCCGTAGCGCATGTTGATAAAGTTCCCGGCCATCCAGACGATATGATTGGTTTTATTTTCAATTCTTTTCACTGTGTCTTCTTCCGAAATGCCGTCCAAAACGTTTATAAAGCTTTGGGTATGCATTCTGTAAGCGGGAATAATGACTTCTAATTTTTTTGATTTTGGTGTGTCCATTTTTTATTTTTTTATGGATTGGTTTGTAGTGTTGGAAAAGCGCTAAGGCGCAAGAGAATTGACAAACTGTATGTTGCAGGACGCGAAGATTTTATCTTCGATAAAATTGAATACTGCATATTTCATGTACTTTAGATAAAAAAGATATTGTAAAACCTTTGCATCTCTAAGTTTTCAACTCTTCATCACGCAGATTACTTTATAACTCCCGGTTTTCCTAAAATTCTGCGAAGATATCCCAGTTGTCCGCTATGGTAGATTTCATGCAGGCAGAGTATAGAAATATCGTTGATGCTTTCAGGTTTGAAATAATCAATATTATTCAGTTTTGCTTCCAGTTTATCCTGAGATTGATTGAAATAGGTTTTTAATTCTTCAAAGTTTATCAATTCATCTTTGTGTTCCAATGCAATTTCACCCCGGTTGTAAAAGGAAAATTCCCCCATGTCCCAAACAGATTCTTCACCCAGAATGTTCAGGAAAGCATTTCTGATATAAATTAAATGTCCAAAGATCCAATTCATACAATTGGCTTCACCATTGGGGAAAATCATTGATTCTTCATGGGTGATTCCTTCTATATTTAAAGAGATGACTTTACCGTTACTGAATACCTGAATTTTGGCAAATTCTATTGTTTCTGATTTTGTTTCCATGTGATGAGTTATTTATTCTGATGGCAGTTGAGAAAGATCTCCATACATTATTTCCCACTGATGTCCGTCGATATCTGCAAAAGCACTTTGATACATCCATCCCTGATCGTTTGGTTCACTGTATTTTGATCCTCCGTTTTCGATGGCCGTTTTTACCATTCGATCTACTTCATCACGGCTGCTAACCCCTATAGCAAGAAGAACCTGGGTAGTATCACCTTTAGCAAAAGGTCTGTTGGTAAAAGTCTGGAAAAATTCTTCTTTCAAAAACATGGTGTAGATATGATCTTCTTCCATGATTACACATATTGCTTTATCATTTGAGAATTGTTCATTGATAGAGAAGCCGAGCTTCGTCCAGAATGATCTGGTCTTTTGTACGTCCTTTACAGGTAAATTGACGTAAATCTGGTTAATTTTCATTTTGTAATTTTTGGTGTTAAACTGTTACTCAAAATTACCAGTAACAGAGGAAATTTCACTTGTCATACGGCAAGATTTAATTTTCTCCGGATGGCAAATGATGAAGATTTAAGATTTATTGTGCCGGCATTTGAGAAGGATCGGCAAACGTTATATTCCAGCCATGCCCGTTGATATCCCAGAAAGAGTTTTGATACATCCATCCGTAATCTTCAGGCTCTTCATGTTGTGACGCACCATTTTGCAAGGCAGTATTTACTACATGATCAACTTCTTCGCGGCTGTTCAGGCCAATAGCAACAAGAACCTGAGTCGTATTAGCCGGAGCAACAGGCCTGTCGATAAAAGTCCTGAAATATTCTTCTACAAGAAACATGACATAGATACTGTCTTCTTTCATCACAACGCATGCTGCTTTGTCATCTGAAAATTGTTCATTGATGGAAAACCCTAGCTTAGTCCAGAATTCTTTTGTTTTCTGCACATCTTTTACGGGAAGGTTTACATAGATTTGATTGGCTTTCATTTTGTAATTTTTAGTGTTAAACTTTAAACCAAAATTACCAAGGTTGAATGAAAGTCTACTTGCCATAAGGCAAGATTTAATTTTTCTTGGGATGAGACACAATTTCCTTACGGATGCGGCTTAGAGATGTATCTGTAACACCCAGATAGGAAGCGATCTGCTTCAAAGGGGCAAATTGTACAACTTTGGATTTTTGTTCCAGCAGATTGAGGTATCTTCTTGTCGCGGAAAGGGTAAACATCTCCACAGATCTTTGTTTATAATCGAAAAGCTCTTTAGACATCCATGATCTTCCCCATTCTCTAAGGTTGGGGATTTTATGAAATAATTCCTGGAATGTATCATAATCAAGTTTCCAGCATTCACAATCTGTAATACAAACGATGTTTTCCTGAGACGGTATTCTTTGAAACATGGAAAGAACTTCGATGATTACTTCATTTTCTACAAAAAAGTGAGTGGTTACTTCGTTTCCGTTAAAATCATTGACAAAAGAACGGGCAAGGCCACTATCTAAAATATAGTATTCATTGGCTGTTTTGCCTTCTTCCAGGATAAAATCTCCTTTCTGAAATGATGTTTTCTCATGAGCCTGAAATATTTCGTCAAGTTCTTCTTGAAGAAAAAACGGAAAATCGTAGCATATTTCCAGGGATTTATTAGTCATCAGGTCAATTTTTTTAAGATTTTAAAAATAGAATTTTTAATTGAATTATGAATAAAAAATATTAAACAAATCATCAATTAACCTTAAAAAAACGCACACATCTTACTGAAATCAAACTATTCAGTGAATAATATTAATTTAAACACCAAAAAAAATATTAATCGTAAAGCATTTATTATTACAATCCGAAAATATAGTTGTAGTGTTACTCTTACCAGCTTTAAAACAATGATAACTGAATCGGCTTTGGTTTCTGAGCATCCCCGAAAACCGCTTTACCTCCAAACTGCCACGAGTTTTGCCTTTCTTCTTCAATCACTTCCTGAATATCAAAATCAGGGGTAAAATCTTTTTCTGCGGTGGTTATAATTTGGTGAAGTTTATTCAAAGATTTCAGTTTGTCAGAATTTCCAAGTTTTGATTTTTCTATTCCTTTTCTCAGGATATCAATGCTTTCGTCATACGTTTTTGTAGGCACCGGAAAAGGATGACCGTCTTTACCTCCGTGAGCAAAAGAAAATCTTGCAGGATCTTTAAATCTTGATGGCGCTCCGTGAATAACCTCACTAACTAAAGCTAAAGACTGCATTGTTCTCGGCCCAACACCTTCCAGCATCAGCAAATCTTCAAAATTTTGAGGCTGCTGCTCCCGGGTGATGTATAAAAGAGCACCCAGACGTTTCAAATCTACATCAGAAGTGCGTACATCATGATGTGCAGGAAGAATCAATCTTGAAAAATCACTCATTACGTTAACGGAATCGGTATGAGAAATATCTAAAATCCCTTTACGGTTTTCTGAAGCTTCTGAAGCGGTAAGATTTAGAATTTCTCCTCTTGAAATCCCATTGATTCCGGTATGAGGTTCTTCGATAAACGATTTTATATTTTCAGAATGCCAGTGGTAACGCCTTGCTGTTCCATCAGATTCGTGCATTCCCTGCTGAATGACGCTCCAGTTTCCGTTATCTGATAATACGAAATTATGCAGATACAATTGATATCCGTCCTGAATAGCAGTATTATCCACTTTGGCAGATAGTTTACTGGCTCTCACCAGTTCTGTTCCGTTCAGGCCTGTTTTATCTGCAATCC is part of the Chryseobacterium lactis genome and encodes:
- a CDS encoding RNA polymerase sigma factor; the encoded protein is MPQKEKESIISQTVSNYGGKLMSYIRPKVKNTEDAEDILQEVWYQFSSLTNLSEIVNVGGWLYRVTANKITDRYRKKKTENLEDFVYEDEDGSFSIKDILLMDDSAGPEVKMFQDEIWKKLFEALDELPEKQRLVYVENELNDKTLQEIANEQGENIKTIISRKNYAVKHLRNRLRKLYEDLKS
- a CDS encoding S9 family peptidase, which translates into the protein MNLNSKIFGTAYIVLSSIMINAQNSTAKLPGDPTLPSSKASLEKLVSYDKGNFKYKVEDYFARPKASAFKISPDGKYLSYKEKDKDSKNHVYVKELSTGKITKAIVEKDDLIKSYGWLNKNRLFYTQDKGGNENIHLYAADVDGNNLKDLTPFDGITLGAIIPIKDTDFVVVTMNKNNKQIFEPYKINFVTGETTQLYENKDVNSPIDNYIFDKDGNLRGYTILENGLTNKTYYKDLQTGKFNLIQSTDWSNTFGIIRFNDNSKNKDEAYVITDLDSDKTRIVLYDLKKNAVIKEVYSNPVYDVSSISVAGKNRNYELDYISYEGTKGETVPVSKFYKEIDNKLKSQFKDQEFGIVSSDDNNDKLLVVVASDKLYGTYYEYDTKTKELKLLYNLMPQLKESDMAEMRPIEFKSRDGLTIRGYITLPKAALEGKKVPLIVNPHGGPQGIRDHWGFNPETQLFASRGYATLQVNFRISGGYGKEFQKSGYKQIGRKAMDDVEDGVKYAISQGWIDKDKVAIYGGSHGGYATLMGLIKTPDLYACGVDYVGVSNIFTFFSSFPEYWKPYKEMVKQIWYDLDNPEEAKIAKEVSPVFQIDKIKKPLFVVQGANDPRVNINESDQIVKAMRAKGFEVPYMVKYDEGHGFGKEPNRIELYKAMLGFFAENFNK
- a CDS encoding DoxX family protein — its product is MKLLVVLFGTFILALLGTTVFHGKPDFLFSGNLGMAVFIIFTGFSHFKFQKGMAMMIPDFMPGKMFWVYATGVLEIAAGIGLMIPSIREMTAILLIIFYLLVFIANINSSRKNINIFKADHTGPGMRYLYVQRIPMQIILIAWTWYFGIYLH
- a CDS encoding SRPBCC family protein codes for the protein METLSYETVIDAPMQKVWDILWNPETYSKWTQYFGTGSIMKSDWKVGGKTYFLNAKGEGMVSTIDSLDEPNQIVFKHLGMVDKDGNEDTQSKEVMEWNGSFEKYFLIDFGGKTKLHTEVQVEKEWQDHMDTGFTKGLMVVKSLAEGVSFGAV
- a CDS encoding SRPBCC family protein; its protein translation is MEYLSYEIEINAEPEKVWSVLWGEITYKQWTTAFMEGSFYEGTLEENNIIKFLDPKHNGMYSRVEKVIPNEEIKFLHLGEIYEGIEVAKDWGDATESYFLEENDEGTLLKTKIQTPAEFKDFFEEKFPKALLIVKHLSENQL
- a CDS encoding VOC family protein; this encodes MNNDIFPCLWYDGDAKQSAEFYCKVFGGEITADTPVVMNIDLFGQRIMLLNGGAQFKKNASISFMVICDTEDELQKYWDQLLEGGMALMELGSYSWSKKYGWVQDQYGVSWQLFLGEKSGDQKIVPTLMFIHENDGKAREAMELYTRTFPNSKIGNILTYGEGSEGHGAQEPAENVQHAQFSINNYSLYCMDNSYDHQFDFNEGISLVVMTDDQQQTDHYWNTLTNDGGRESMCGWLKDKYGLSWQIVPKRLIQLMNDSNQEKAYKVVQAMMKMQKIIIQDLEDAYNS
- a CDS encoding helix-hairpin-helix domain-containing protein codes for the protein MSKSLNSIYALNYDSKDEFLQDIIAIPARKSLGKEKIDSLEKLSDYSEKEIMQLHGFGKNTMVKLKNHMKENQVFFKEA
- a CDS encoding SRPBCC family protein, with product MDPITIDITILAPAEKVWNYFNEPKHIMKWNFAHESWQCPSSENDLRVGGKFKNRMEAKDKSFGFDFEGTYDEIIPQEKIKYHIADGRKVEVIFEKIDENTTKVIEIFDPEKQNSVEMQREGWYAILNNFHKYVENH